From Anaerococcus urinomassiliensis:
TGTTCTTAAGCTTAATCTTATATATTACAGATGGAGCTGTAGCTATGATATTAAGGTCGTACTCACGTTCTAGTCTTTGGGTTATGATGTCCATGTGAAGCAGTCCCAAAAATCCTGAACGTAAACCAACACCAAGAGCTTGGGAATTTTCTTGTTCAAATACTAGAGCAGCATCATTTACTTGAAGCTTTTCTAGGGCATCTCTTAGCTTATCAAAGCTTTCACCCTCAGCTGGATATATACCAGAATAAACCATAGGAAGTACTTCCTTATAGCCTGATAAAGCTTTTTCAGTAGGATGATCTGCAAGCGTTATGGTATCACCAACTCTAGCATCTTTTACTTCCTTAATAGAAGCTTCTATAAATCCAACATCTCCAGACCTTAGTTCCTTGGTCTCTATGCGGTTTTTCATAGTATAACCTACTGTATTTACTTCGTAGATCTTACCCGTATTCATCATCTTTATCTCATCACCAGGTTTTACCACGCCTTCAAAAACTCTGACATAGCATATTACTCCACGGTAGGAATCGTAATATGAATCAAAGATTAGAGCCTTTAGTGGCTTATCATCATGGTCTTCTGGAGCTGGGACATTTGCCACTATATCTTCCAAAACATCTTCTATATTGAGACCTGTTTTTGCAGAAACTAGCGGAATCCCCTCTGTATCTAGGCCAATCTGGTTTTCTATTTCTGCTTTAATTTCATCTACTCTTGCAGAAGGTAGGTCAATTTTGTTTAATACTGGCAATATCTCCAAGTCTTGTTCTAGGGCTAGGTATGTATTGGCTAGTGTCTGTGCCTCTACCCCTTGACTAGCATCTACTACAAGGATCGCACCCTCACAGGCCTTAAGTGATCTTGAAACTTCATAGTTAAAGTCCACATGTCCTGGTGTATCTATTAAGTTTAGATCGTAAATCTTTCCATCATTAGCCATATAGTGGATCTTAATTGACTTAAGCTTGATGGTTATACCACGCTCACGTTCCAGATCCATGTCATCTAGCATTTGATTGGTCATCTCCCTTTGTGATATGTGCTCTGATTTTTCTATCAGCCTATCAGCAAGGGTAGATTTACCATGGTCTATATGGGCTATGATGGAGAAATTCCTTATATTTTCTTTTCTTTTTGTCATCTAATTGGTCTCATTTCCATATGGATTACTATCTATTTTACCAAAGTCATCAAAAGGATAAAATCTAAAAAATGCATGTCCTACTATATCCTTTTTCATAATAGGTCCAAAGTTTCTAGAATCATTGCTAGCTCCTTCTTCCCTATTATCTCCCATTACAAAATACTCATCTTCGCCAAGAGTCCAAGAAGTTCCATCAGCTTCAGGCAAAGTGTAGTCAACAGAAGTATATGTTTCGTCAAGTTCATTGCCATTTAGATAAACTTTCTCGTCCTTAAGTTCTATAGTATCCCCAGGCAGTCCAACAACTCTTTTAACATAAAGTTTATTCACATCATCAGGAGCCTTTAGGATTACAATATTTCCCCTATGGTAATCGTTAAAACGAGGTCCAATCTTATCTACCAAAAGCATATCATCATGGTAGAGGGTATTTTGCATAGAAAAACCAGATACCTTAGTAGCATCAATCAAAAACATCTTTATTACAGTAGCTATCAACAAAGCTGCCGCTATGGTCTTGATCCAATCTAAGATTATGTCAGTTAAACTTTCTTCCTTCTTATTTTTTTTATTATCGTCCCCACCAT
This genomic window contains:
- the lepA gene encoding translation elongation factor 4, translating into MTKRKENIRNFSIIAHIDHGKSTLADRLIEKSEHISQREMTNQMLDDMDLERERGITIKLKSIKIHYMANDGKIYDLNLIDTPGHVDFNYEVSRSLKACEGAILVVDASQGVEAQTLANTYLALEQDLEILPVLNKIDLPSARVDEIKAEIENQIGLDTEGIPLVSAKTGLNIEDVLEDIVANVPAPEDHDDKPLKALIFDSYYDSYRGVICYVRVFEGVVKPGDEIKMMNTGKIYEVNTVGYTMKNRIETKELRSGDVGFIEASIKEVKDARVGDTITLADHPTEKALSGYKEVLPMVYSGIYPAEGESFDKLRDALEKLQVNDAALVFEQENSQALGVGLRSGFLGLLHMDIITQRLEREYDLNIIATAPSVIYKIKLKNKDEEIEIQNPNDFPDPAIIDYIKEPVTRAEIITPSDYIGQVMNLAQNRRGELIDMTYIDETRVSIKYKIPLNEVIYNFFDSLKSRTRGYASLDYELIGYKESDLVKLEILINDDVVDALSIIVHRNSAYTRGRGIVEKLKDEIPRQQFAIPIQAAIGGKIIARETVRALRKDVIAKCYGGDISRKKKLLEKQKEGKKRMRQLGSVSVPQDAFLAVLKYDDDEK
- the lepB gene encoding signal peptidase I; translated protein: MTEEKIYVPNDGGDDNKKNKKEESLTDIILDWIKTIAAALLIATVIKMFLIDATKVSGFSMQNTLYHDDMLLVDKIGPRFNDYHRGNIVILKAPDDVNKLYVKRVVGLPGDTIELKDEKVYLNGNELDETYTSVDYTLPEADGTSWTLGEDEYFVMGDNREEGASNDSRNFGPIMKKDIVGHAFFRFYPFDDFGKIDSNPYGNETN